From Myxococcales bacterium, one genomic window encodes:
- the selD gene encoding selenide, water dikinase SelD, which yields MGQVLSKLNTFSNSWVDTNVGPMDDAALVNTGDVSKLAFTVDFITPIVDDPVQFGAIAAANSLSDVYAMGGEPRVALAICGFPEDEVPPEILTRILQGGTDKAAEAGCAIVGGHTVLDPELKYGLCVIGDVDPERTLSQTGARVGDRLVLTKPIGSGIAAQAIKHQKLTEAEMHEVISAMQTLNKGAKDAALAAGSRAATDVTGFGLLGHVYNLVMGSGLSARIQAASVPMFAATRRLASEGLVPGGSKNNLRYIEATTKFAESVSQDDRLILADAQTSGGLVIAVRPENERQLLEQLEENGVETRAVIGEVVDGQAGHIEVLAG from the coding sequence CTGGGTCAGGTCCTGTCGAAACTGAATACGTTTTCAAATTCGTGGGTCGATACAAATGTCGGCCCGATGGATGATGCCGCCCTCGTGAATACAGGCGATGTGTCGAAGCTCGCTTTCACGGTGGATTTCATCACTCCGATTGTCGACGATCCGGTGCAGTTTGGAGCGATTGCTGCGGCGAATTCACTCTCCGACGTCTACGCGATGGGGGGCGAGCCCCGGGTCGCGTTGGCGATTTGCGGTTTTCCCGAGGACGAAGTTCCGCCCGAAATTTTGACGCGCATTCTCCAGGGAGGTACCGACAAAGCCGCAGAAGCGGGTTGCGCGATTGTCGGGGGACATACGGTGCTCGACCCGGAGCTCAAGTACGGGTTGTGTGTGATCGGAGACGTCGACCCAGAGCGAACTCTCTCACAAACCGGTGCCCGGGTTGGAGACCGGCTGGTGCTCACGAAACCGATCGGATCGGGGATCGCCGCCCAGGCGATCAAGCACCAGAAACTCACGGAAGCCGAGATGCATGAGGTGATCTCGGCGATGCAAACCCTGAACAAGGGTGCCAAGGACGCTGCCTTGGCAGCCGGTTCTCGCGCGGCAACTGACGTCACGGGTTTTGGGTTGTTGGGACACGTCTACAACCTCGTGATGGGTTCTGGTTTGTCGGCTCGGATCCAGGCCGCATCGGTCCCCATGTTCGCGGCGACCCGGCGGCTCGCCTCCGAGGGGCTGGTGCCGGGGGGGAGCAAGAACAACCTTCGCTACATCGAAGCCACCACGAAGTTTGCCGAATCAGTCTCCCAGGACGACCGCCTGATTCTCGCGGATGCCCAGACATCAGGGGGATTGGTGATTGCAGTACGTCCGGAGAATGAGCGTCAGTTGCTCGAGCAACTCGAGGAGAATGGGGTCGAGACTCGGGCGGTGATCGGTGAAGTGGTGGATGGGCAAGCCGGGCATATTGAGGTGTTGGCGGGCTAA